A stretch of the Porifericola rhodea genome encodes the following:
- a CDS encoding M14 metallopeptidase family protein: MKNVYTLLSTLLISTSLFAQIPSPAEFLGYELGERFTPHHRVIDYFETIAEEVPNISLTQYGETNEYRPLVVAFISSPDNFDKLENIRKANLSRAGLAEAADSEFEDIALVWLSYNVHGNESVSTEASMQVLYNLANKNNAQAQEWLKNTVVMIDPCINPDGRERYVNWYQQKVAYPHNPSPDAWEHHEPWPGGRANHYLFDLNRDWAWLTQKESRLRLNIYNQWLPHVHADFHEQGVNSPYYFAPAAEPFHQLITDWQRDFQTQIGKNNARYFDEEGWLYFTRERFDLLYPSYGDTYPTYNGAIGMTYEQGGSGRAGLAVITEEGDTLTLKDRIDHHVTTSLSTIEVSAKNAARVVEEFAAFFEKAESNPTGQYKSFIIKKTDNPDKWNKLQHLLNTHEIEYTISNSSRNYSGYSYRTTASQSFRLEEGDMILSAYQPKSVLLQVLFEPEAELSDSITYDITAWSIPYAYDLEAYALTSRLSDGQAPEQPSFEAQQVQENAYAYIAPWNSVEDVRFLSKVIQAGIKARYAGNDFTVEGTKYPAGSIILTRANNEAMGKKFDQTVIDIANAQEQKISVVRTGLVSTGNDLGSGEVHYIEPPKVLLIGGEGTSSLAFGEVWYYFEQDIEYPLTIVDTKDIKDIDLKEYNTLILPSGNYNETLSSLDLEGWVRAGGRVIALENALSYFRDSDTYELSEYNSEEEKQRMEGEAEAAKESEKLASYGSRERRGISNYISGGIFKLQLDNTHPLGLGYPEYYYTLKRGNKRFGYLQNGWNVGVLRSKDELVSGFAGQKILSKLPESLVFGVEEKGRGELVYMVDNPLFRAFWYNGKLMFGNALFLVGQN; the protein is encoded by the coding sequence ATGAAAAATGTATACACATTGTTATCAACATTGTTGATAAGTACCTCACTCTTTGCTCAAATCCCCAGCCCAGCGGAGTTTTTGGGCTACGAACTGGGCGAGCGCTTTACGCCACACCATCGGGTTATTGACTACTTTGAGACAATAGCCGAAGAAGTACCCAATATATCACTTACCCAATACGGAGAAACGAATGAGTACCGGCCTCTGGTTGTAGCCTTCATCAGTTCACCAGACAATTTTGACAAGCTAGAAAACATCCGTAAAGCTAATCTCAGTAGGGCAGGCTTAGCCGAAGCGGCAGATAGTGAATTTGAAGATATTGCATTGGTTTGGCTGAGCTACAATGTGCACGGCAATGAGTCGGTTTCTACAGAAGCTTCCATGCAGGTGCTCTACAATTTGGCTAATAAAAACAATGCGCAAGCGCAGGAGTGGCTAAAAAATACGGTAGTCATGATTGACCCGTGCATTAACCCAGATGGAAGAGAGCGCTACGTAAATTGGTATCAGCAGAAGGTAGCCTATCCTCATAATCCTTCGCCAGACGCCTGGGAGCATCATGAACCCTGGCCGGGTGGCAGAGCCAACCACTATCTTTTTGACCTTAACCGCGACTGGGCATGGCTCACTCAGAAAGAGAGCCGCCTGCGATTGAATATCTACAATCAGTGGCTACCCCATGTACACGCTGACTTTCATGAGCAGGGTGTAAATAGTCCTTATTATTTCGCTCCGGCGGCGGAGCCTTTTCACCAACTAATTACCGACTGGCAGAGAGATTTTCAGACCCAGATTGGTAAAAATAACGCTCGCTATTTTGACGAAGAGGGTTGGTTATACTTTACTCGTGAACGCTTTGACCTACTGTACCCCAGCTATGGAGATACCTACCCTACATATAATGGAGCCATTGGTATGACCTATGAGCAGGGGGGCTCTGGCCGTGCTGGCCTGGCAGTAATTACTGAAGAAGGAGATACGCTAACGCTTAAAGATCGTATTGACCACCACGTGACTACCAGCCTTTCTACCATTGAGGTAAGCGCCAAGAATGCTGCCCGTGTAGTGGAAGAATTTGCTGCTTTTTTTGAGAAGGCAGAAAGTAACCCTACTGGGCAGTACAAGTCTTTTATCATCAAAAAAACGGATAACCCAGATAAGTGGAACAAGTTACAGCACCTGCTTAACACGCACGAGATAGAATACACTATCAGTAACAGCAGTCGTAATTATTCAGGCTATAGCTATCGTACAACAGCTAGCCAGAGCTTTCGCCTGGAGGAAGGTGATATGATACTCTCTGCCTATCAGCCCAAGTCTGTCCTTTTGCAGGTTTTGTTTGAGCCAGAAGCAGAACTTTCAGACTCTATTACTTATGATATAACTGCCTGGTCTATCCCTTATGCCTACGATCTGGAAGCCTATGCGCTTACCTCTCGGCTTAGTGATGGGCAAGCCCCGGAGCAGCCCTCTTTTGAGGCGCAACAGGTTCAGGAAAACGCTTACGCCTATATTGCCCCCTGGAACAGTGTGGAAGATGTCAGATTTTTGTCTAAAGTGATTCAGGCGGGCATTAAAGCCAGGTACGCTGGCAATGACTTTACAGTAGAAGGTACAAAGTATCCTGCTGGCTCAATTATTTTGACGAGAGCCAATAATGAGGCTATGGGTAAAAAATTTGATCAGACTGTAATTGATATAGCCAATGCGCAGGAACAGAAAATTTCTGTTGTTAGGACTGGGCTTGTAAGTACAGGCAACGACCTGGGGTCAGGAGAGGTACATTATATAGAGCCACCTAAAGTGTTACTTATTGGAGGAGAAGGTACTTCTTCGCTCGCCTTTGGTGAAGTCTGGTACTACTTTGAGCAGGATATAGAATACCCCTTAACCATTGTAGATACTAAAGACATTAAAGATATAGACCTTAAGGAGTATAACACACTCATTCTCCCTAGCGGTAACTACAATGAAACGCTCTCGTCCCTTGACCTAGAGGGCTGGGTACGTGCGGGAGGTAGAGTAATTGCTTTGGAGAATGCACTGAGCTACTTCAGAGATTCTGACACTTACGAACTGTCGGAGTACAATAGCGAAGAAGAAAAACAGCGAATGGAAGGAGAGGCAGAAGCAGCAAAAGAAAGTGAAAAGCTTGCTTCATACGGTTCTCGTGAGCGCAGAGGCATTAGTAATTATATTTCTGGTGGCATATTTAAGCTACAGCTAGACAATACCCACCCTCTAGGTTTGGGTTACCCTGAGTATTATTATACCCTGAAAAGAGGTAACAAACGTTTTGGCTATCTGCAAAATGGCTGGAATGTAGGCGTATTAAGAAGTAAAGATGAACTAGTAAGTGGTTTTGCTGGTCAGAAGATACTCAGCAAGCTACCCGAATCATTGGTATTTGGGGTTGAAGAAAAGGGTAGAGGAGAACTTGTGTATATGGTAGACAACCCACTATTCAGAGCCTTTTGGTATAATGGCAAACTAATGTTTGGCAATGCGCTCTTTTTGGTAGGGCAAAATTAA
- a CDS encoding helix-turn-helix domain-containing protein has product MMDKLYIKNMVCPRCILVVQQVMDKHKLKVKQVSLGEVELEEQVDENTAEALKKDLHAEGFELLDSKAARLIASVKSEIIQLVHHSEKFELPQKLSVLLEEKTKKDYAYLSSLFSETEGVTIEKYLMAQRIEKAKELLAYGELNLNQIAEVLGYSSAAHFSNQFKQLNGMTPSAFKKVAEDLRKPLDQI; this is encoded by the coding sequence ATGATGGATAAACTCTACATCAAAAATATGGTATGTCCTCGCTGTATCTTAGTTGTACAGCAAGTAATGGATAAGCATAAGCTGAAAGTAAAGCAGGTCAGTCTTGGTGAGGTAGAATTAGAGGAGCAGGTGGATGAAAATACTGCTGAGGCACTAAAAAAAGACCTTCATGCAGAAGGCTTTGAGTTGTTGGATAGCAAAGCGGCTCGTTTGATAGCTAGTGTTAAATCAGAAATTATTCAACTGGTTCACCATTCAGAAAAATTTGAGCTGCCCCAAAAACTATCTGTATTGCTGGAAGAAAAAACAAAAAAAGACTATGCCTACCTAAGCAGCTTGTTCTCGGAGACAGAAGGAGTCACCATAGAAAAGTACCTGATGGCACAACGTATAGAAAAAGCTAAAGAGTTATTAGCTTATGGAGAGCTCAACCTAAACCAGATAGCTGAAGTATTGGGTTATAGTAGTGCTGCACATTTTTCCAATCAGTTTAAGCAGTTAAATGGCATGACTCCTTCAGCATTTAAAAAAGTAGCGGAAGATTTACGAAAACCTTTAGACCAGATATAG
- a CDS encoding sterol desaturase family protein, with amino-acid sequence MLASKYFDIFLNGFSGYWNYLVYEITHPAWNNYFWWLIAVSLFFFVLEVIVPWRKNQPLFRKDFWQDAFYMFFSFFIFSLIGYNAISDVFVQLFKDFLALFGVSNLVAIEVNSWPVWGQLLTLFILRDFVHFNVHRLLHTVPWLWEFHKVHHSVREMGFAAHLRYHFMETVVYRFIEYLPLAMIGFSISDFFVVHIFSLAIGHLNHSNLNIDFGPFRYLLNNPKMHIWHHAKELPKEHGHGVNFGITLSIWDYMFRTNYIPHDGRDIPLGFEDVEKFPDSFVEQQLGPFRRHKTLDANIHKRKLVK; translated from the coding sequence ATGTTGGCATCTAAGTATTTTGATATTTTTCTGAACGGATTTAGCGGATACTGGAATTATTTGGTTTATGAGATTACTCATCCCGCCTGGAACAATTATTTCTGGTGGCTTATCGCAGTATCTTTGTTCTTTTTTGTACTGGAAGTCATAGTCCCCTGGAGAAAAAATCAGCCTCTTTTCCGAAAAGACTTCTGGCAGGATGCCTTTTATATGTTTTTCAGCTTCTTTATTTTTTCTTTAATTGGATACAATGCTATCTCCGATGTGTTTGTGCAGCTTTTTAAAGACTTCCTGGCCCTCTTTGGAGTAAGTAATCTGGTAGCTATTGAAGTAAACTCCTGGCCAGTATGGGGGCAGTTGCTAACTCTATTTATTCTTAGGGATTTTGTGCACTTTAACGTACACCGCCTGCTGCATACTGTGCCCTGGCTGTGGGAGTTTCATAAGGTACACCACTCCGTTCGGGAGATGGGGTTTGCAGCGCACTTGCGCTATCATTTTATGGAAACTGTAGTGTATCGTTTTATAGAATACCTACCTCTGGCCATGATTGGTTTTAGTATTTCAGACTTTTTTGTGGTACATATCTTTTCGCTCGCTATTGGGCACCTTAATCATAGCAATCTTAACATTGATTTTGGGCCTTTCAGGTATTTGTTAAACAACCCCAAAATGCACATCTGGCATCATGCCAAAGAGCTACCAAAAGAGCATGGCCACGGAGTTAACTTTGGCATTACACTCAGCATCTGGGACTATATGTTTCGTACCAACTACATACCCCATGATGGACGCGACATTCCTCTTGGGTTTGAAGACGTAGAAAAATTCCCGGATAGTTTTGTTGAGCAGCAGCTTGGTCCTTTTCGTCGGCACAAAACTTTGGACGCTAATATTCACAAGCGTAAGCTGGTCAAATAG
- a CDS encoding RNA polymerase sigma factor: MEKKTANLEDAELLAAFAQAESRERAFGQLVEKYQQRVYFLVRKMVIDHDDADDVVQEVFIKVWKSLGRFEGGSQLFTWLYRIATNECLRFLEKNKKKRFWISMGDAGNELANKLETSPHISGDEVQLRLQKSLLKLPDKQRLVFNLKYFEDLKYDEIAEITGTSIGSLKASYHHAVKKIEEDIKTQLS; the protein is encoded by the coding sequence TTGGAAAAGAAAACAGCAAATTTAGAGGATGCAGAGCTACTAGCTGCTTTTGCACAGGCAGAAAGTCGTGAAAGAGCATTTGGGCAACTGGTAGAGAAATATCAGCAGAGGGTGTACTTCCTGGTGCGCAAGATGGTTATTGACCATGATGATGCAGATGATGTAGTGCAGGAGGTGTTTATCAAAGTCTGGAAGAGCTTAGGCCGTTTTGAAGGTGGCTCGCAGCTATTCACCTGGCTGTACCGTATTGCTACCAATGAGTGTCTGCGTTTTTTAGAAAAGAATAAGAAGAAAAGATTCTGGATATCAATGGGAGATGCCGGAAACGAACTGGCAAACAAACTGGAGACTTCTCCACACATAAGTGGAGATGAAGTACAGCTTCGTTTACAAAAATCTTTACTCAAACTTCCTGATAAACAAAGGTTGGTATTTAACCTGAAATATTTTGAAGACCTGAAGTATGATGAGATAGCAGAAATTACAGGCACTAGCATTGGTAGCCTGAAAGCCAGCTACCACCATGCGGTTAAAAAAATAGAAGAAGATATTAAAACACAATTATCCTGA
- a CDS encoding sialidase family protein, translated as MKQYIFIILFFLPGLGFSQIKLVKIHEGSADLGPCEPSIAINPNTPEQLVAGSVLDNVYYSDDGGLSWKVQQLRSRYGVWGDPCLIADYSDNFYYFHLSNPAGKGWKSAELLDRIVVQKSEDGGRSWSQGSSIGFHDKRHDQDKEWAVADPANNNLYVSWTEFDKYRSRKPADSSYILFSSSVDQGETWTEPTRINQRAGNCLDDDLTVEGAVPAVGPEGQVYVAWAFNDSIFFDRSLDGGKTWLAEDRLVSTQPGGWTFAVPGLDRCNGLPVTACDLSEGPNRGTIYINWSDQRNGSDNTDIWLAKSVDGGDSWSEPIRVNNDDSKRHQFMSWMSVDPKNGYIYIVFYDRRHTSTHQTDVYLAFSTDGGESFNNICLTEKSFMLEEGTFFGDYTNIVAYNGKIYPVWTQIDGKSLSVWTAIIRQEDL; from the coding sequence ATGAAACAATACATTTTTATTATTCTTTTTTTTCTGCCTGGGCTGGGCTTTTCTCAAATTAAGCTGGTCAAGATTCATGAGGGTAGCGCAGATCTGGGGCCTTGCGAACCTTCTATTGCTATTAACCCAAATACACCGGAGCAGCTAGTAGCAGGGAGTGTACTGGATAATGTTTATTACTCGGACGATGGAGGCCTGAGCTGGAAAGTTCAGCAACTTAGATCACGCTACGGTGTATGGGGCGACCCATGCCTCATAGCAGACTATAGCGATAATTTTTACTACTTCCACCTCTCTAATCCGGCTGGTAAAGGCTGGAAGTCAGCGGAGCTTTTGGATCGTATAGTAGTGCAAAAGTCTGAAGACGGAGGGCGCAGCTGGAGCCAAGGTAGCAGCATTGGCTTTCATGACAAAAGGCACGATCAGGATAAAGAGTGGGCCGTAGCTGACCCTGCCAATAATAATTTGTATGTAAGCTGGACAGAGTTTGACAAGTACCGTAGCCGCAAACCGGCGGATAGTAGCTATATTCTTTTTTCATCTTCTGTAGATCAGGGAGAGACCTGGACTGAGCCTACCCGTATCAATCAGAGAGCCGGCAATTGCCTGGATGATGACCTGACGGTAGAAGGAGCAGTTCCAGCAGTAGGCCCGGAAGGTCAGGTGTATGTGGCATGGGCGTTCAATGATAGCATTTTCTTTGACCGCTCTCTGGATGGAGGAAAAACCTGGTTGGCAGAGGATAGGTTGGTAAGTACTCAGCCCGGTGGATGGACCTTCGCAGTACCCGGCTTAGACCGATGTAATGGCCTCCCGGTAACAGCCTGTGATCTAAGTGAAGGACCAAATAGAGGGACGATTTACATTAACTGGTCAGACCAAAGAAATGGTAGCGACAATACTGATATCTGGCTGGCGAAATCTGTAGATGGGGGTGATAGCTGGTCAGAGCCCATACGGGTAAATAATGACGACAGTAAGAGGCATCAATTTATGAGCTGGATGAGTGTAGACCCTAAAAATGGGTATATCTATATTGTTTTTTATGATCGCAGGCATACTTCAACTCACCAGACGGACGTTTATCTGGCCTTCTCTACTGATGGGGGAGAAAGCTTCAACAACATCTGCCTGACAGAAAAGAGCTTTATGCTGGAAGAAGGTACCTTCTTCGGAGACTATACCAATATTGTGGCCTATAATGGCAAAATTTACCCTGTCTGGACACAGATTGATGGTAAAAGTTTAAGTGTCTGGACGGCCATTATCCGCCAGGAAGACTTATAA
- a CDS encoding 2'-5' RNA ligase family protein: MMGRGVAFSLESPPLLKLHNRLSQLWKPWLSPQDQQILWPHITIQNKVEAAKAKALYQKLGHNFSPFIAEGLGLSLCPYQQGSWQWLNDFPFTG; this comes from the coding sequence ATGATGGGGAGGGGCGTGGCATTTAGTCTGGAAAGCCCCCCTCTACTCAAGCTACACAACCGCCTGTCGCAGTTATGGAAACCCTGGCTTAGTCCTCAGGATCAGCAGATACTCTGGCCGCACATTACTATACAGAACAAAGTAGAAGCCGCAAAAGCTAAAGCCCTATACCAAAAGCTCGGCCATAACTTCAGCCCATTTATAGCAGAGGGTTTAGGTTTAAGTTTATGTCCTTATCAGCAGGGATCCTGGCAGTGGCTGAATGACTTTCCATTTACAGGGTAA
- a CDS encoding lycopene cyclase family protein gives MLLGKRRSSLSLDSNKYWQYLQLSKAHKLQSKNITPYRYYYTNSQSYYELVKSVLRHYPNFEFRYEAVQGMQDVSEGVVVSTSQNTYHAKWVFSSLAVIPPKNTLSIRQHFRGWYIRTQEPSFDDQSIRLMDFRTSQQDGASFFYMLPLSPYQALVEYTVISKKQYEESVYEQKLEHYIKQVLGIAHYELLHQKKGLIPMTNYRFPRRSGKHIMRIGTAGGMTKACTVFTYKNMLEDARQIVRQLEKNGQPYYKTRPSTRFRFYDNLLLYILKNHPMAARHIFEKMFSKNKGALILRFLDEKTTLWEEASLFISLPWPPYLNALWSYYMPDMLKLNFSWTWTKPGYYANKQSTEAQ, from the coding sequence GTGCTTCTGGGCAAAAGACGCTCCTCCCTTTCCTTAGATTCAAACAAATACTGGCAATACCTTCAGCTAAGCAAAGCGCATAAACTGCAAAGCAAAAACATAACGCCTTATCGCTACTATTATACTAATAGTCAGTCTTATTATGAGTTGGTAAAAAGTGTGTTGCGCCATTATCCAAACTTTGAGTTCAGGTACGAAGCTGTTCAGGGTATGCAAGACGTTTCGGAAGGTGTAGTGGTAAGTACTTCTCAAAATACATATCATGCCAAGTGGGTATTTAGTAGCCTGGCCGTTATTCCTCCCAAAAACACCCTGAGTATAAGGCAACATTTCAGAGGATGGTATATTCGCACCCAAGAGCCTTCTTTTGACGATCAGTCCATTCGGTTGATGGATTTTCGTACGAGTCAGCAGGACGGCGCCTCTTTTTTTTATATGCTTCCATTAAGCCCCTATCAGGCTTTGGTAGAGTACACTGTAATATCCAAAAAGCAGTATGAAGAATCAGTTTATGAACAGAAGCTAGAGCATTACATTAAACAAGTATTGGGTATTGCACATTATGAGTTACTGCACCAGAAGAAAGGACTGATTCCAATGACCAACTATCGCTTTCCACGGCGCTCAGGCAAACATATCATGCGTATTGGTACAGCAGGCGGTATGACAAAAGCCTGTACAGTGTTTACTTACAAAAATATGTTAGAGGATGCCCGGCAGATTGTTAGGCAGTTAGAAAAGAATGGCCAGCCTTATTATAAAACCAGGCCCTCTACTCGCTTTCGCTTTTACGATAATTTATTGCTGTACATATTAAAGAATCACCCAATGGCAGCACGGCATATCTTTGAAAAGATGTTCAGTAAAAATAAAGGGGCACTTATCTTACGTTTTCTGGACGAAAAAACTACTTTGTGGGAGGAGGCTTCATTATTTATAAGTCTTCCCTGGCCTCCGTACTTAAATGCGCTCTGGTCGTATTATATGCCGGATATGCTGAAGCTGAATTTCAGCTGGACTTGGACAAAACCTGGGTATTATGCTAACAAGCAGTCCACAGAAGCTCAATAA
- a CDS encoding Brp/Blh family beta-carotene 15,15'-dioxygenase, which produces MLTSSPQKLNKVLIGITFTISLLLLLVSSIPFEWQLVFFVLLMVVTGIPHGAVNHVVYQEVEKNKQASTNYLRFFMVYLGIILLYALLWYLLPQLCLAFSLLSFVGIALLLIGGQYLAEYISPYLLFFIAISLLTMPHMYYMQQLYTTPNHKK; this is translated from the coding sequence ATGCTAACAAGCAGTCCACAGAAGCTCAATAAAGTACTGATAGGCATTACATTTACTATTTCTCTGCTTCTTTTACTAGTCAGCTCCATTCCCTTTGAGTGGCAGCTTGTATTTTTTGTGCTGCTTATGGTGGTTACCGGTATACCTCATGGCGCAGTGAATCATGTTGTGTATCAGGAAGTAGAAAAAAATAAACAGGCGAGCACTAATTATCTGCGCTTCTTTATGGTGTATCTTGGCATTATTTTGTTGTATGCGCTACTCTGGTATTTGCTTCCTCAGTTATGCCTGGCCTTTTCTTTATTGAGCTTTGTGGGTATTGCTTTACTCCTCATAGGAGGGCAGTACCTGGCAGAATACATCTCTCCTTATTTATTATTTTTTATCGCTATTTCCTTATTAACAATGCCTCACATGTACTATATGCAGCAGCTGTATACTACCCCAAACCATAAAAAATAA
- a CDS encoding glutamate synthase subunit beta — translation MGKPTGFKEYNRELPQTRDPKERINDYNELYVEFSEEKTQQQAARCMDCGIPFCHNGCPLGNNIPEFNDAAYQGNWKLAIEILQSTNNFPEFTGRICPAPCEASCVLGINKPPVAIEHIEKTIAEKAFELGYIKANPPKERTGKKVAVIGSGPAGLGAAAQLNKAGHWVTVFEKDKYVGGLLRYGIPDFKLEKRVIERRVKVMEEEGVQFKTETHVGKDITAEELDKEFDAILFCTGAGVPRDLPIPGRDLKGIHFAMEFLTQQNRRVSGEAFTENNEISATDKNVFVIGGGDTGSDCVGTSNRHRAKSVTQIELMSKPPTERGENDPWPLWPMILRTSSSHEEGVNRDWAILTKEFLGDEEGNLRAVKVVKIEWKVNEEGRTYFEEIPGTEKEMPCELALLAIGFMHTDPTGAIEQLALELDSRGNIQAEEGKYQTSNPKVFAAGDARRGQSLVVWAISEGREAARAVDLHLMGHSELETKDDSFLNVAATLG, via the coding sequence ATGGGAAAACCAACTGGTTTTAAAGAATATAATCGTGAATTACCTCAAACTCGTGATCCTAAAGAAAGGATTAATGACTATAACGAGCTTTATGTAGAATTTAGCGAGGAAAAAACACAGCAGCAGGCAGCACGTTGTATGGATTGTGGCATTCCTTTTTGCCACAATGGATGTCCGCTGGGCAACAATATTCCTGAATTTAATGATGCTGCCTATCAGGGTAACTGGAAGCTGGCAATAGAAATATTACAGTCTACCAACAACTTTCCTGAATTTACAGGCCGTATCTGCCCTGCGCCCTGCGAGGCGTCTTGTGTACTGGGCATTAACAAGCCACCGGTAGCTATAGAACATATTGAAAAGACTATTGCAGAAAAAGCTTTTGAGCTAGGCTACATCAAGGCTAACCCACCAAAAGAACGTACCGGCAAAAAAGTAGCGGTTATTGGCTCAGGTCCTGCTGGACTGGGCGCTGCTGCTCAGCTTAATAAAGCGGGCCATTGGGTAACAGTTTTTGAGAAAGATAAGTATGTTGGCGGATTGTTACGCTACGGTATTCCTGACTTTAAGCTGGAGAAGAGAGTGATAGAGCGCCGGGTAAAGGTGATGGAAGAAGAAGGAGTGCAGTTTAAAACCGAAACGCATGTGGGGAAAGATATTACCGCAGAAGAATTAGATAAAGAATTTGATGCAATTCTTTTCTGTACCGGAGCTGGTGTGCCTCGTGATCTGCCTATCCCCGGAAGAGACCTTAAAGGTATACACTTTGCCATGGAGTTTCTTACGCAGCAAAACCGCCGTGTATCTGGAGAGGCTTTTACTGAGAATAATGAGATATCAGCGACAGACAAAAATGTGTTTGTCATCGGTGGTGGTGATACAGGCTCTGACTGTGTTGGTACTTCTAACCGCCATAGAGCAAAGTCAGTAACTCAGATAGAACTTATGAGCAAGCCTCCTACAGAAAGAGGCGAAAACGACCCATGGCCGCTGTGGCCTATGATACTGCGCACCTCATCATCTCATGAAGAAGGGGTAAACAGAGACTGGGCCATACTGACAAAAGAATTTTTAGGCGATGAAGAAGGCAATCTTAGAGCCGTAAAAGTAGTTAAGATTGAGTGGAAGGTAAACGAAGAGGGCAGAACCTACTTTGAAGAAATACCAGGCACAGAAAAAGAAATGCCTTGCGAGCTTGCGTTGCTGGCTATTGGTTTTATGCATACCGACCCTACCGGAGCAATAGAGCAGTTAGCTCTTGAGCTAGATAGCAGAGGTAACATACAAGCAGAAGAAGGTAAGTACCAGACCAGTAACCCTAAGGTATTTGCCGCGGGCGATGCTCGCCGTGGACAGTCTTTAGTAGTATGGGCAATCTCAGAAGGACGTGAAGCTGCCAGAGCAGTAGATTTACACCTGATGGGGCATTCTGAATTGGAAACCAAGGATGATTCCTTCCTGAATGTCGCTGCTACTTTAGGATAA